A region of uncultured Anaeromusa sp. DNA encodes the following proteins:
- a CDS encoding diaminopimelate decarboxylase, with product MAEKKLPFSQTQLDEMLQKYPTPFHLYDEAAIRANVKRLLAAFSWAPSFKEYFAVKATPNPFLLKILKEEGLGADCSSAAELILAEKVGITGENIMFSSNDTPAEEYAKAVELGAIINLDDISHIAYLEKHVGLPELLSFRYNPGSARAGNTIIGKPEDAKYGLTKEQLFEAYRIVRDKGVTRFGIHTMVISNELNPDYFIETARMMMTLAKEIYETLGIRIEMINFGGGIGIPYRPEDEQVDLEYVGVGIRKLYEEILVPAGLAPLKLALECGRMIAGPYGYLVSKVLHKKETYKNYVGLDACMANLMRPALYGSYHHITVVGKEQQPLDHVYDVTGSLCENNDKFAIDRALPQMDIGDVVVIHDAGAHGHAMGFNYNGKLRSAEILLKADGTTKCIRRAETLDDYFATLDFSKL from the coding sequence ATGGCAGAGAAGAAACTACCATTTTCCCAGACGCAGCTGGACGAAATGTTGCAAAAGTATCCTACACCGTTTCATTTGTATGACGAAGCAGCCATTCGTGCGAATGTAAAACGTCTTTTGGCGGCATTTTCTTGGGCTCCTTCCTTTAAAGAATATTTTGCCGTCAAGGCGACTCCGAATCCGTTTCTGCTGAAGATTTTGAAAGAGGAAGGCTTGGGCGCGGATTGCAGCTCTGCCGCCGAATTGATATTGGCAGAAAAAGTAGGTATTACCGGCGAAAACATTATGTTTTCTTCTAACGATACGCCGGCTGAGGAATATGCTAAAGCCGTCGAGTTGGGCGCGATCATCAACTTAGATGACATCAGTCATATTGCATATTTGGAAAAGCATGTCGGCCTGCCGGAATTGCTGTCCTTCCGTTATAATCCAGGCAGCGCTCGGGCGGGAAATACGATTATCGGCAAACCGGAAGACGCCAAATACGGTCTGACCAAAGAGCAGTTATTTGAAGCCTACCGTATTGTGCGAGACAAGGGCGTTACACGTTTTGGCATTCATACTATGGTTATTTCCAATGAATTGAATCCGGACTACTTTATCGAGACGGCTCGAATGATGATGACCTTGGCCAAAGAAATCTACGAGACCCTAGGGATTCGCATTGAAATGATCAACTTCGGCGGCGGCATCGGCATTCCGTATCGTCCGGAAGACGAGCAGGTAGATTTGGAGTATGTCGGCGTTGGCATCCGCAAGCTGTATGAGGAAATCCTTGTGCCAGCCGGTCTTGCACCGCTGAAGCTGGCCTTGGAATGTGGCCGTATGATTGCCGGACCTTACGGGTACTTGGTCTCGAAGGTGCTGCATAAAAAAGAAACCTATAAAAACTATGTGGGCTTGGATGCGTGCATGGCCAATCTGATGCGTCCTGCCTTATACGGTTCTTATCACCATATTACCGTAGTAGGCAAGGAGCAGCAGCCGCTGGACCATGTGTATGATGTAACAGGCTCGCTGTGTGAAAATAATGATAAGTTTGCTATTGACCGGGCGTTGCCGCAGATGGATATCGGCGACGTTGTGGTAATTCACGATGCCGGTGCGCATGGACATGCCATGGGCTTCAACTATAATGGCAAGTTGCGTTCCGCAGAGATTCTTCTAAAGGCGGACGGTACAACAAAATGTATCCGTCGGGCGGAAACGCTGGATGATTATTTTGCTACCTTGGATTTCTCAAAACTATAA
- a CDS encoding thermonuclease family protein: protein MRKGWIWLLLLPVCLLLTACGGNGTTTGSFDASKYEKAVVKRVVDGDTLLLANDKRVRLIGVNTPETVKPNSPVEAYGKEASDYTKKMLTGKTVYLEKDAGDTDKYGRLLRYVYMEDGKMFNEVLAQEGYAQVMTIQPNVKYQERFVEAQRQARESKKGLWKQ, encoded by the coding sequence TGCGAAAAGGATGGATTTGGCTGTTGTTATTGCCGGTTTGTTTGCTCTTAACGGCTTGCGGCGGCAATGGAACAACTACCGGAAGCTTTGATGCTTCTAAATATGAAAAAGCAGTCGTGAAGCGAGTCGTTGACGGTGATACGCTGCTTTTAGCAAACGACAAACGGGTGCGATTGATTGGCGTCAATACGCCGGAGACGGTGAAACCAAATTCGCCGGTAGAAGCCTATGGTAAGGAAGCCAGCGACTATACGAAGAAGATGCTTACAGGCAAAACCGTGTATTTGGAGAAGGATGCCGGTGATACGGACAAGTATGGGCGGCTGCTGCGTTATGTGTATATGGAAGACGGTAAGATGTTTAATGAGGTGCTGGCGCAAGAAGGATATGCTCAGGTAATGACCATCCAGCCGAATGTCAAATATCAAGAGCGATTTGTAGAAGCGCAGCGTCAAGCGCGTGAGAGCAAAAAAGGACTTTGGAAACAGTAA